The following proteins are encoded in a genomic region of Enterocloster clostridioformis:
- a CDS encoding ParA family protein, whose translation MCKIIAIANQKGGVGKTTTTSNLGIGLAKQGKKVLLIDADAQGSLTASLGFTEPDSLEVTLATIMGDLINDEEVEPGEGILHHEEGIDLMPGNIELSGLEVSLVNVMSRETVLRSYIEIVRENYDYILIDCMPSLGMITINAFACADSILIPVQAAYLPVKGLQQLIKTVGKVKRQINPKLEIEGILLTMVDSRTNYAKDISSMLKEAYGSRVRIFANVIPISVRAAEISAEGVSIYKHDPEGKVASAYDSLTKEVLADGQ comes from the coding sequence ATGTGTAAAATAATCGCAATCGCAAACCAGAAAGGCGGAGTGGGAAAGACTACCACCACAAGCAACTTAGGCATAGGACTTGCAAAACAGGGAAAGAAAGTGCTTCTGATTGATGCGGACGCACAGGGCAGTTTGACAGCCAGCTTAGGCTTTACGGAGCCGGACAGCCTGGAAGTCACGCTTGCAACCATTATGGGGGATTTAATCAATGACGAGGAAGTAGAGCCGGGGGAAGGCATTCTCCACCATGAGGAAGGGATAGACTTAATGCCGGGGAACATTGAGCTTTCCGGGCTGGAGGTTTCCCTTGTGAATGTGATGAGCCGGGAAACGGTGCTGCGGTCATACATAGAGATTGTCAGGGAGAATTACGATTACATTTTGATTGACTGTATGCCTTCCCTCGGCATGATTACCATAAACGCCTTTGCCTGCGCTGACAGCATTTTGATACCCGTACAGGCGGCATACCTGCCCGTCAAGGGCTTGCAGCAGCTTATTAAGACGGTGGGCAAGGTAAAGCGGCAGATTAACCCGAAATTAGAGATTGAGGGGATTCTGCTTACAATGGTGGACAGCCGGACGAACTACGCAAAGGACATCAGCTCCATGCTGAAGGAAGCCTATGGAAGCCGGGTAAGGATATTTGCCAATGTCATTCCTATTTCCGTCCGGGCGGCGGAGATTTCAGCGGAGGGCGTCAGCATCTACAAGCATGATCCAGAGGGGAAAGTGGCGTCAGCCTATGATTCCTTGACAAAGGAGGTGCTTGCAGATGGGCAGTAA
- a CDS encoding ParB/RepB/Spo0J family partition protein, translating into MGSNTKAGSAVKIRMESFDDLFGGNATQENGAEQIINAPLAELYAFKDHPFRVEDDEKMEETTESIRQYGVLVPGIARPRAGGGYEIIAGHRRRRGSELAGKTEMPVVVRNYTDDEATIIMVDSNIQREDILPSEKARAYKMKYEAMKHQGKKSGRNTLDEVGEAAGENAKKVQRYIWLSRLSDELLAMVDGKKLGFSQGVDISFLAEEAQQWVQAVIEEKGCNVSMAQSAKIKEYGKTGELTLAMVRLILTEEKPKERKVTLKADKISEYFAEDCSSEEIEGIIIQLLDEWSARNGMKRQ; encoded by the coding sequence ATGGGCAGTAACACAAAAGCGGGAAGCGCAGTAAAAATCAGGATGGAGAGTTTTGATGACTTGTTTGGCGGAAATGCCACGCAGGAAAACGGGGCAGAGCAGATTATCAATGCGCCGCTGGCAGAGCTTTATGCGTTCAAAGACCACCCGTTCCGGGTAGAGGACGATGAGAAGATGGAGGAAACAACCGAGAGTATCCGCCAGTACGGGGTGCTTGTGCCGGGGATTGCAAGACCGAGGGCGGGCGGCGGCTATGAAATCATAGCCGGACACCGCCGCAGGCGTGGCTCGGAGCTTGCCGGAAAGACAGAGATGCCTGTGGTTGTCCGCAACTACACCGATGATGAAGCTACGATTATCATGGTGGATTCTAATATCCAGAGGGAAGATATTTTACCGAGTGAAAAGGCGAGAGCCTACAAGATGAAATATGAAGCCATGAAGCATCAGGGGAAAAAGTCAGGCAGAAATACACTGGATGAGGTCGGGGAAGCTGCCGGGGAGAACGCAAAAAAGGTTCAGCGTTATATCTGGCTCTCCCGCCTGTCTGATGAACTCCTTGCTATGGTGGACGGTAAAAAACTCGGTTTCTCACAGGGCGTTGACATTTCCTTTCTGGCAGAGGAAGCGCAGCAGTGGGTACAGGCAGTCATAGAGGAAAAAGGCTGTAACGTCAGCATGGCGCAGTCAGCAAAAATCAAGGAATATGGTAAGACAGGGGAGCTTACCCTTGCAATGGTGCGCCTGATACTGACAGAAGAAAAGCCGAAGGAACGGAAAGTAACACTGAAAGCGGATAAAATCAGCGAATATTTTGCGGAGGACTGCAGCAGTGAGGAAATAGAGGGCATCATCATTCAGCTTCTGGATGAATGGAGTGCCAGAAATGGAATGAAAAGACAATAG
- a CDS encoding PcfB family protein yields MQEEVTQKTIALVFKSSRLTAVVLKKAMKMYLEHRKQGKQMPHGKISVKELVGQGMGASSIEVTDNNIKSFERVAKKYNVQFAVKKDKTEKPPKHIVLFKGRDADVITQAFKEFVKVNEKKHNRISVKEKLAQFREQLGKDKNRERAREHQKDRGQSL; encoded by the coding sequence ATGCAGGAGGAAGTGACACAGAAAACCATTGCCCTTGTGTTTAAATCTTCCCGGCTGACTGCCGTCGTGCTGAAAAAGGCTATGAAGATGTATCTGGAACACCGGAAACAGGGAAAGCAGATGCCGCATGGGAAAATATCAGTGAAAGAGCTGGTCGGTCAGGGTATGGGCGCTTCGAGCATTGAGGTGACGGATAACAACATCAAGTCCTTTGAGAGAGTGGCAAAGAAGTACAACGTGCAGTTCGCTGTGAAGAAGGACAAGACGGAGAAGCCGCCGAAGCACATCGTATTATTCAAGGGCAGGGATGCCGACGTGATAACGCAGGCATTTAAGGAGTTTGTAAAAGTTAATGAGAAAAAGCATAACCGCATCTCCGTAAAGGAGAAGCTGGCGCAGTTCCGGGAGCAGTTGGGGAAAGACAAAAATCGGGAGAGGGCAAGGGAACACCAGAAGGACAGGGGGCAGTCATTATGA
- a CDS encoding recombinase family protein, with protein MTQYNKITALYSRLSVGDEDRDGGESNSIVNQKAFLERYARQEKLPNIRHYIDDDESGRFFDRSAYVQMMDDVESGKIGIVVMKDMTRWGRDYLQVGNAMEIFRRNRVRFIAVNNGIDSEKPDTLEFAPFINIMSEWYAKDISKKVKTGIKTKGASGKPIATEAPYGYMKDPDNKDFWIIDEEAAAVVRLIFSLFMEGKNRNQIAVYLKNEEVFTPTFYLKEHNRGTSKSRNLNEENRYNWNKATLTRILTRQEYCGDVVNFKTAKHYRDKRNHYVDKSQWQIFENVQRILENAPVKRPNGDGEIHPLSGLLFCKDCGAKMHIRIDYRNGGKRHIAFCSEYRKGKGRNPKCHSPHNIDADLLMQTVADVLRKIADYSISNKADFEALVKKSLSMQQTDKVKKQQKRIPQITSRLEQIDKVLNKLYEDIALGRIEQDRYEQMSQKYSEEYYTLKAELAEIKEQLSAFENADGRAQKFVKLAERYAAFSTLTPAILNEFISKILVHERDVKGARYAVHRVEVYFNYIGRFENELTEQLELTEQDCQRIREEIEAARREKMRAYFRAYYKQYRAKNLERCREYERMKAREYRARKKLQATTQN; from the coding sequence ATGACGCAGTATAACAAGATCACCGCGCTATACTCTCGCCTTTCAGTTGGTGACGAGGACAGGGACGGCGGCGAGAGCAACAGCATAGTCAACCAAAAGGCTTTTTTAGAGAGGTACGCAAGACAGGAAAAGCTGCCGAATATCCGACACTACATCGACGACGACGAAAGCGGTAGGTTCTTTGACCGCTCTGCCTATGTGCAGATGATGGACGATGTGGAAAGCGGCAAAATCGGTATTGTCGTTATGAAAGACATGACCCGCTGGGGACGTGATTATCTCCAGGTTGGAAACGCTATGGAAATCTTCCGCAGAAACAGGGTGCGCTTTATCGCCGTCAACAACGGCATAGACAGCGAGAAGCCCGACACATTGGAGTTTGCGCCGTTTATCAATATCATGTCGGAGTGGTACGCAAAGGACATCAGCAAGAAAGTAAAAACGGGTATCAAGACCAAAGGTGCAAGCGGAAAGCCAATCGCTACCGAAGCCCCTTACGGCTATATGAAAGACCCCGACAACAAGGATTTTTGGATTATCGACGAGGAAGCCGCCGCCGTTGTCCGCTTGATTTTCAGCCTTTTCATGGAGGGCAAAAACCGAAATCAGATCGCCGTATATCTGAAAAACGAGGAAGTTTTTACGCCCACCTTTTATTTGAAAGAGCACAACAGAGGAACATCGAAAAGCCGAAATCTGAACGAGGAAAACCGCTACAACTGGAACAAGGCGACCTTGACCCGCATTCTCACAAGGCAGGAGTATTGCGGCGATGTGGTGAACTTCAAGACCGCGAAGCATTACAGGGATAAACGAAACCACTATGTAGACAAAAGCCAGTGGCAGATATTTGAAAACGTGCAGCGCATATTGGAAAACGCGCCTGTCAAAAGGCCAAACGGGGACGGAGAAATCCACCCCTTGTCGGGCTTGCTTTTCTGTAAGGATTGCGGAGCGAAAATGCACATCCGCATTGATTACAGGAACGGCGGCAAGCGGCACATTGCATTTTGCAGCGAATACCGCAAAGGCAAAGGCAGGAATCCAAAGTGCCATTCCCCGCACAACATCGACGCCGATTTACTCATGCAGACCGTCGCGGACGTGCTGCGGAAAATCGCGGATTACTCTATCAGCAACAAGGCGGACTTTGAGGCATTGGTCAAAAAGAGCCTTTCCATGCAGCAGACGGACAAGGTGAAGAAACAGCAAAAGCGCATACCGCAGATCACGTCAAGGCTTGAACAGATCGACAAGGTACTGAATAAGCTCTATGAGGATATTGCCCTCGGCAGGATTGAGCAAGACCGCTATGAGCAGATGTCGCAGAAGTATTCCGAAGAATACTACACGCTGAAAGCGGAGCTTGCAGAAATCAAAGAGCAGCTATCCGCTTTTGAAAATGCAGACGGACGGGCACAGAAGTTTGTGAAGCTGGCGGAACGCTATGCCGCTTTTTCCACCCTTACCCCCGCCATCCTAAACGAGTTTATCAGCAAAATCCTTGTGCATGAGCGTGATGTAAAGGGAGCAAGATACGCTGTCCATCGTGTGGAAGTCTATTTCAACTATATCGGCAGATTTGAAAACGAACTGACCGAACAGTTAGAGCTTACGGAGCAGGATTGCCAACGCATAAGGGAAGAAATCGAGGCAGCCAGGCGAGAGAAAATGCGAGCCTACTTCCGTGCGTACTACAAGCAATACCGCGCGAAAAACCTTGAAAGGTGCCGCGAATATGAGCGAATGAAAGCGAGGGAGTACAGGGCAAGGAAGAAACTGCAAGCCACAACCCAAAACTGA
- a CDS encoding transposase — protein sequence MTDKTEVQTEKEQTPPRKPDGILTKKNGEKTFVTELYFDHDSKDTFQDKLLKVIRSEQAE from the coding sequence ATGACAGATAAAACCGAAGTACAGACCGAAAAGGAACAGACCCCGCCCCGAAAGCCGGACGGCATTCTGACAAAGAAGAACGGAGAGAAAACCTTTGTCACCGAGCTTTATTTCGACCACGACAGCAAGGACACCTTTCAAGACAAGCTGTTAAAGGTCATTCGCTCTGAACAGGCAGAGTAA
- a CDS encoding DUF3847 domain-containing protein codes for MAKTKAEKIAAIELQMTQLENQRKKLIQEKKQQERKDRTKRLCKRMGLFESMLPESISLTDEQFQIFLEKTVATEHSRRILDGLTVQPSAQPPARNIANEEAQDEVDEDE; via the coding sequence ATGGCAAAGACCAAAGCGGAGAAAATCGCCGCCATCGAATTACAAATGACGCAGCTTGAAAACCAGAGAAAGAAGCTGATCCAGGAGAAGAAACAGCAGGAACGCAAGGACAGGACGAAACGCCTTTGCAAGCGCATGGGGCTTTTTGAAAGTATGCTGCCCGAAAGCATATCCCTGACAGACGAGCAGTTTCAAATCTTCCTCGAAAAGACCGTAGCCACCGAACACAGCCGCCGCATACTGGACGGATTGACAGTGCAGCCAAGCGCACAGCCGCCCGCAAGAAATATAGCCAATGAGGAAGCGCAGGATGAAGTAGACGAGGACGAATAA
- a CDS encoding GNAT family N-acetyltransferase: protein MLKLVRFDLRNPAEWDEFYNLFSAYLEEVCDDDEYQENIADLHDETLNSQMIEQTQQEHNPYFVMRIVLSEECVGLISYSYNEKCFLGFINNFYVCPEQRSTGIGSTVYRMVETHLSELGAKQVDLIPVGKAQPFYVRNGFVQTRTTIDGEQVFGKKIKE, encoded by the coding sequence ATGCTAAAACTTGTTCGCTTTGATCTGCGCAATCCTGCTGAGTGGGATGAATTCTACAATCTGTTTTCTGCGTATTTGGAAGAAGTATGCGATGATGATGAATACCAGGAAAATATCGCTGATTTACATGACGAAACACTGAATAGTCAAATGATCGAGCAAACACAGCAAGAGCATAACCCATACTTTGTCATGCGTATTGTGCTGAGTGAAGAATGTGTGGGTCTAATCAGCTATTCCTATAATGAAAAGTGCTTTCTTGGGTTCATAAACAACTTCTATGTCTGCCCCGAACAGAGAAGCACAGGCATAGGCTCTACTGTTTACCGCATGGTAGAAACCCACCTGTCGGAGCTTGGTGCAAAGCAAGTTGACCTAATCCCTGTAGGGAAAGCACAGCCATTCTATGTTCGCAATGGATTTGTTCAAACACGCACGACTATCGATGGTGAGCAAGTTTTCGGAAAGAAAATAAAGGAGTAA
- a CDS encoding tyrosine-type recombinase/integrase, with translation MYDDIFESIRYEAEKRNLRESTINLYCANVNYFLRCIGKTASELTLDDAESFLSAKRLEGRSPETHNHYRSAIKFFYKKVLWILWDDDIVPAMKRERNLPAVLSRNEINAIIEATQNLKHKAIIATMYSSRLRVSEAVHLHYDDISRTNMTIHVRETKGRIDRYTILSRKNLDLLTEYWYKCGRPRGILFPSSWTGGYLDITSVNQFFKKSARLAGITRRVSSHACRHSFASHLFESGTDIKYIQSLLGHVDPRSTDVYLHVSNKTLLGIRSPFDGPQGGEE, from the coding sequence ATGTACGATGATATTTTTGAATCTATCCGCTATGAAGCGGAAAAACGGAACCTGCGGGAAAGTACCATAAACTTGTACTGTGCCAATGTCAATTACTTTCTCCGCTGTATTGGGAAAACCGCCTCTGAGCTTACACTTGACGATGCGGAAAGTTTCCTCTCTGCCAAACGTTTGGAAGGCAGGTCTCCCGAAACTCACAACCACTATCGGTCAGCAATTAAGTTCTTCTACAAAAAAGTGCTCTGGATCCTTTGGGATGATGACATAGTTCCTGCCATGAAAAGGGAACGGAACCTTCCCGCCGTCCTGAGCCGTAATGAGATAAACGCGATCATTGAGGCCACCCAAAACCTGAAGCATAAAGCTATCATTGCGACGATGTACTCTTCCAGATTACGCGTCTCAGAGGCTGTCCATCTCCATTACGATGACATTTCCCGTACCAACATGACCATCCATGTCCGTGAAACCAAAGGCAGGATCGACAGGTATACCATCCTCTCCCGGAAGAATCTTGACCTTCTTACCGAGTATTGGTACAAATGCGGCCGGCCCAGGGGGATACTTTTCCCAAGCTCCTGGACTGGTGGATACCTGGATATAACCAGTGTGAACCAGTTCTTTAAAAAAAGCGCCAGGCTTGCCGGTATTACCCGCCGTGTCTCTTCCCATGCGTGCCGACACAGTTTTGCCAGCCACCTGTTTGAAAGCGGGACCGATATCAAATATATCCAGTCCCTTCTCGGGCATGTGGATCCCCGCTCTACCGATGTCTACCTCCATGTAAGCAACAAGACCCTCCTCGGCATCCGCAGCCCGTTCGATGGTCCGCAAGGCGGTGAGGAATGA
- a CDS encoding IS91 family transposase — protein MNTDCTIQDVFNRFYPSYASSHDVSPAQRKAAYHIMNCKTGAFGVNVSVCEDCGCISIHYNSCRDRCCPMCQEFPKEKWVDARREDLLDAPYFHMVFTVPENLNPVIYSNQKLLYTALYHAASDTLRELAADPKYLGADIGYICILHTWGSAMNFHPHIHAIVLGGGLDAGNHWKGSGEDFFLPVRVVSRLFRGKYLAELKQLWKDGKLEFHGTAEPYRNHYALQELLDTCYKKEWIPYCKKPFHGAESVIRYLGRYTHRIAISNYRIKCMTDSMVTFTAKDYKNQGQWEEITVFGEEFIRRFLMHVPPKRFVRIRHYGLLSSRNKNKKITLCRNLLGCRKYIARLKDLDAPAMIRLLYNKDICRCSSCGGRIIPLPAGQPCTMPEPHLLC, from the coding sequence ATGAACACTGACTGCACAATCCAGGATGTTTTTAACCGTTTTTATCCTTCCTATGCATCTTCCCATGATGTTTCCCCTGCCCAGAGAAAGGCGGCTTACCACATCATGAACTGCAAGACCGGTGCTTTTGGCGTAAATGTGAGCGTCTGTGAGGATTGCGGCTGTATTTCCATCCACTATAATTCCTGCCGTGACAGATGCTGCCCTATGTGTCAGGAATTCCCGAAAGAAAAATGGGTTGACGCGCGCAGGGAGGATCTGCTGGACGCGCCATACTTCCATATGGTATTCACTGTGCCGGAAAATCTGAACCCTGTTATCTACAGCAATCAGAAACTTTTATATACAGCGCTTTACCATGCCGCGTCCGATACCCTGCGTGAACTTGCGGCTGACCCGAAATACCTTGGCGCTGACATCGGCTATATCTGCATTCTGCATACCTGGGGGAGCGCCATGAACTTCCATCCCCATATCCATGCCATTGTTCTGGGAGGCGGGCTGGATGCAGGAAATCACTGGAAAGGCAGCGGGGAGGACTTCTTCCTTCCGGTCAGGGTGGTCTCCCGGCTGTTCCGCGGAAAATATCTTGCTGAACTGAAACAGCTATGGAAAGATGGAAAACTCGAATTCCACGGTACGGCAGAGCCTTACAGGAACCATTATGCCTTACAGGAATTATTGGATACCTGTTACAAAAAAGAATGGATACCCTACTGTAAGAAGCCGTTCCATGGCGCGGAATCCGTCATCAGGTACCTTGGAAGGTACACACACCGGATTGCCATCAGCAATTATCGTATCAAATGCATGACGGATTCTATGGTCACATTTACTGCAAAAGATTATAAAAACCAGGGCCAGTGGGAGGAGATTACGGTTTTCGGTGAGGAGTTTATCCGCAGATTTCTGATGCATGTCCCGCCGAAGCGTTTTGTCCGGATACGCCACTATGGCCTGCTGTCATCCCGGAACAAGAATAAGAAGATCACCTTGTGCCGGAATCTCCTCGGCTGTAGAAAGTATATCGCAAGGCTGAAAGATCTGGATGCCCCTGCCATGATCCGGCTGCTTTACAATAAGGATATCTGCAGGTGTTCTTCCTGCGGCGGAAGGATCATTCCTTTACCGGCAGGGCAGCCTTGTACAATGCCAGAACCGCATCTTCTATGTTAA
- a CDS encoding DUF6707 family protein yields the protein MQTKGQLSKYQSCFFVCTTFDSFLNDLCYEVCSIYNHVEFNGDYTLWSYIKSLRCMQIAILNMNGDKQKAANILQILREHELPEENRIRVWKTTNKRALEFADTYQEQKSSSTRYAIMGTAMTYMEYIIMGYLPEQNEIMQEWIEKIFELLRADEK from the coding sequence ATGCAAACGAAAGGGCAGTTATCGAAATATCAAAGCTGCTTTTTCGTTTGCACCACCTTCGATTCTTTCCTTAACGATTTATGCTATGAAGTATGCAGTATCTATAACCATGTGGAATTTAATGGTGACTATACACTATGGAGTTATATAAAATCGCTTCGCTGTATGCAAATTGCCATTCTGAATATGAACGGCGATAAGCAAAAAGCGGCTAATATTTTGCAAATATTGAGGGAACATGAGCTGCCAGAAGAAAATCGTATAAGAGTATGGAAAACCACAAACAAAAGAGCTTTGGAGTTTGCGGACACTTACCAAGAACAGAAAAGTAGTTCTACTCGATATGCAATTATGGGTACTGCTATGACTTACATGGAATATATCATCATGGGCTATTTACCCGAACAGAATGAAATCATGCAAGAATGGATAGAAAAGATATTTGAGCTTCTTCGTGCGGACGAAAAATAG